The sequence AGCGCCGCCCCCGCAAACTTGCCGTAGCGACGGGAGCTATCTTGTCTTGGTGTTCAGCTCGCGGTTCGCCGTATAGTCGATGGCAAAGGTGTCGGGCGCGAAGCTGACGCCTTCCTTGGTGTTGAAGATCATCACCGTCGTGTCCTTGCCCTGCGCGTCGGTGATCGTCCACTGGCGCAGATCATAGGTTTTCGGATCGAACATCATGGTGATGCGCGCGTTGCCGAACACCGCCTTGTCGGAAAGCTGGATGGTGGTGAGGTCGTCTTCTTCCTTGACGCTTTTGACGCGGTCGCCGGAGAGGTCGATCCGGTCATCGAGCAGCAGCTTCAGCGGCGTCTTCGACAACGGATAAAGGTCCGACGTGTTCATTTTCTTGTTGAGGATGACCACCGACTTGCCGTCGGAGATCACCTTGAAATTCGACGCCCCGTCATAGTTGAAGCGGATCTTGCCCGGCCGCTCGAGGAAGAATTTGCCACCGGTCTGCTCGCCCTTAGGGCCGAACTGCACGAATTCGCCGCTCATCGATTTGACCGAGGAAAAATGGTCGGCGATCTTCTGCGCGGCGGCGGGCACCGCCGCCTGCGCCGAGGCCAGAAGCTCGAACCCGGGCACCACGTTGAAGGCGGCCGCACCGGCAGCGACAAGGCCGAGGCCGAGGAGCTGGCGGCGGGTCGGGGCAAAATCGCTGAGCTTGGAAAGATCGTTTTTCATGTCGGTCACTCTCGTGGTGATTCCTGTATCTGTCGCTGTCCTGAACCCCCAGTTGGGCTGAAGTTTGGCGGGGCGAACGCTGCTTAATTGCTTGAACGCGCCAGAGGGTTCAAAGTTGCCGTGAACGCCCCGCCATCAGAACTTGTCGTCCTCGGTCGGCACCAGGATTTCGCGTTTTCCCGCATGGTTTGCCGGGCCGACAATGCCTTCCTTCTCCATCTTCTCGATGATCGAGGCGGCGCGGTTGTAGCCGATGCCGAGCCGGCGCTGGATGTAACTGGTCGACGCCTTGCCGTCGCGCAGCACCACCGCCACCGCCTGGTCGTAGGGATCGTCGGAATCCTCGAAATTGC comes from Mesorhizobium japonicum MAFF 303099 and encodes:
- a CDS encoding outer-membrane lipoprotein carrier protein LolA, with the protein product MKNDLSKLSDFAPTRRQLLGLGLVAAGAAAFNVVPGFELLASAQAAVPAAAQKIADHFSSVKSMSGEFVQFGPKGEQTGGKFFLERPGKIRFNYDGASNFKVISDGKSVVILNKKMNTSDLYPLSKTPLKLLLDDRIDLSGDRVKSVKEEDDLTTIQLSDKAVFGNARITMMFDPKTYDLRQWTITDAQGKDTTVMIFNTKEGVSFAPDTFAIDYTANRELNTKTR